In Rhinoraja longicauda isolate Sanriku21f chromosome 27, sRhiLon1.1, whole genome shotgun sequence, one DNA window encodes the following:
- the LOC144606753 gene encoding protein eva-1 homolog B-like: MDAPKAETSLITNSIQAYMHITSNPEKAALYFITGVCFGLILTLCLLVIRISCHARTEAAGPASKRAEEGSEDEDEDEDEEEEEEEEEVVNNGGSPTATDLGQVNNGQAGHASPGVNVFTSAEELERAQLLEERERIIREIWRSGQPDVLGSGWHQFEMEMLPNGGQREHRTWSPNSHGKY, encoded by the exons ATGGATGCCCCGAAGGCAGAGACCAGCCTCATCACCAACAGCATACAAGCTTACATGCACATCACCT CTAACCCCGAGAAGGCAGCCCTGTACTTTATCACGGGCGTGTGCTTCGGGCTGATCCTGACTCTCTGCCTGCTGGTGATTCGCATCTCCTGCCACGCGCGCACGGAGGCTGCCGGCCCCGCCAGCAAGAGGGCGGAGGAGGGGAGCGAGGATGAGGACGAGGACgaggacgaggaggaggaggaggaggaggaggaggtggtcaaCAATGGGGGGTCGCCCACAGCCACGGACTTAGGCCAGGTCAACAACGGGCAGGCAGGGCACGCCAGCCCGGGAGTGAACGTCTTCACGTCTGCCGAGGAGCTGGAGCGGGCACAGCTGCTGGAGGAGAGGGAGCGCATCATCCGGGAGATCTGGCGCAGCGGGCAGCCCGATGTCCTTGGCAGCGGCTGGCACCAGTTCGAGATGGAGATGCTGCCCAACGGAGGGCAAAGGGAACATCGAACCTGGAGCCCAAACTCCCACGGGAAGTACTAA